A genomic region of Homalodisca vitripennis isolate AUS2020 chromosome 5, UT_GWSS_2.1, whole genome shotgun sequence contains the following coding sequences:
- the LOC124362938 gene encoding receptor-binding cancer antigen expressed on SiSo cells isoform X1 — protein sequence MDSSKEFHLTSPTKIMALELVVSKLKKLILVIFGLIKRSLCCFKRRRRSSCDSIPLTGVGIGTPTHYEVQNNDVEWTWEEPVGVVSEPNSIQHHIEMYRQQNLRGYPEKVEEPQPDFFEDMVPKITKQTKLHLRPQNYEDSNASSRLNFAPEALPTMVGPELGSWEESEGQRGSWEDAESWDVSSLVREKRKAERAAMKRDQGRSTLGSKVS from the exons ATGGATTCCTCCAAGGAGTTTCACCTCACTTCCCCCACtaag ATCATGGCTTTGGAATTGGTGGTTAGCAAGTTAAAGAAGCTGATCCTCGTCATCTTTGGTTTGATCAAGAGATCATTATGTTGTTTCAAGAGAAGACGGAGATCATCATGTGACTCCATCCCTCTCACTGGTGTGGGAATTGGAACTCCAACACACTATGAAGTGCAGAATAAT GATGTTGAATGGACATGGGAGGAACCTGTGGGGGTTGTATCAGAGCCCAACTCTATACAACATCATATAGAGATGTACCGCCAACAAAACTTACGTGGATATCCTGAAAAAGTAGAAGAGCCTCAACCTGATTTCTTTGAG GACATGGTTCCTAAAATCACAAAACAGACTAAACTGCATTTGAGACCTCAAAATTATGAAGATTCAAATGCATCATCACGCTTAAATTTTGCTCCGGAGGCATTGCCAACA ATGGTGGGACCTGAGCTCGGATCTTGGGAGGAAAGTGAAGGACAGAGAGGTAGTTGGGAAGATGCAGAGTCCTGGGATGTCTCAAGTCTGGTTCGAGAAAAGAGGAAAGCGGAACGGGCTGCAATGAAACGGGACCAAGGACGAAGTACTTTAGGATCTAAAGTCAGTTGA
- the LOC124362938 gene encoding receptor-binding cancer antigen expressed on SiSo cells isoform X2, protein MALELVVSKLKKLILVIFGLIKRSLCCFKRRRRSSCDSIPLTGVGIGTPTHYEVQNNDVEWTWEEPVGVVSEPNSIQHHIEMYRQQNLRGYPEKVEEPQPDFFEDMVPKITKQTKLHLRPQNYEDSNASSRLNFAPEALPTMVGPELGSWEESEGQRGSWEDAESWDVSSLVREKRKAERAAMKRDQGRSTLGSKVS, encoded by the exons ATGGCTTTGGAATTGGTGGTTAGCAAGTTAAAGAAGCTGATCCTCGTCATCTTTGGTTTGATCAAGAGATCATTATGTTGTTTCAAGAGAAGACGGAGATCATCATGTGACTCCATCCCTCTCACTGGTGTGGGAATTGGAACTCCAACACACTATGAAGTGCAGAATAAT GATGTTGAATGGACATGGGAGGAACCTGTGGGGGTTGTATCAGAGCCCAACTCTATACAACATCATATAGAGATGTACCGCCAACAAAACTTACGTGGATATCCTGAAAAAGTAGAAGAGCCTCAACCTGATTTCTTTGAG GACATGGTTCCTAAAATCACAAAACAGACTAAACTGCATTTGAGACCTCAAAATTATGAAGATTCAAATGCATCATCACGCTTAAATTTTGCTCCGGAGGCATTGCCAACA ATGGTGGGACCTGAGCTCGGATCTTGGGAGGAAAGTGAAGGACAGAGAGGTAGTTGGGAAGATGCAGAGTCCTGGGATGTCTCAAGTCTGGTTCGAGAAAAGAGGAAAGCGGAACGGGCTGCAATGAAACGGGACCAAGGACGAAGTACTTTAGGATCTAAAGTCAGTTGA